The Ananas comosus cultivar F153 linkage group 20, ASM154086v1, whole genome shotgun sequence region TGATGGCCTATACGAGCCGTTTGcttatttaacggtgtaaaacaatccaagcAGCTTGAATTTTAGATaggaaattctttatactatttaaataacATTTGATAACTCCGATCATGAATTGAAAAAGTTCAACATCTATTTTCACAAGATTATTCgttttcgaccgttcattttttcgACTCTTCAATGAACTTGATAACGAATtttaaatgtatgaaatttagtttttaaatgttatatatactctagatcaactttaacggttccgatcatcaattcgggatccctatcatctaaaacgacttaggaggacGAAAGCCTCCGTCCTCCTAAAAGGATACTAGTTGGACTCTCGATACAAGTATCTAATTTGAAAAGTTTTACTCTGCCTACCTTACTATATAGTATTTGTAAAATAAGTACCCAAACTTTAGTACTTTTGCTTCTACAACCAAATCTTATagtatttgagatatttttgacCAAACATCCCAAGATCtagtaaaatattttactaCTAATCAGAATATtctacggaaaaaaaaaaaagaacaaataaaGTCAGGTCAAGCAGGAAAAGTAAAACTTTCTGAAGTTCAGGTAATAATCTACAGGTTATAATTTACAAGCAAAACTTCTCTAGAGCTTACTTTTCCTATGCCAAAACATGCAACTACTTCAGATAAGGCCAGGGCATTTTGTGGCaaacatcatatttttttttttcccaacaaCAGGTAAAATGAATCATCTACAGATCATTCATATCATTTCTTATCGAAGTTTTGATATAATAGTAGCATAAGCTTTAACTAAACAAACTAAAGAATTGTGAAACTACACATTATCATTCCAATTTGAACTAGCTATTTTGATCAAGACTTTTCAAAGAAACTCCCTGTAGCCGCCTGAGTCAATCGAAATTGCCAAGAACAAGACTCTAATAGCAGGGATAAATTAGCAACTGAAACCGACGTTTCAAACTTTACATCCAATTAGACCGAGTATTTAAAAGTTCTTTCCACGAGCAAATTATATCCATCTATTAAATCATGCAGAAACCACATAATTCACTAAGAAGTAATACGTTTCGAGAACGCGAAATCCGTACAACCAAGAATAAGTTTTCTAAAGTCCGCTCACTTGTAAACATCTCGTTATCTCTTTCAGCAGCAGACCACTAGATATAGTTTGTTCTTGTACTCAAACAGAAGGCTCTGAATGCCATCACCAACCGATTGGTTGACTTGGTGGTGTTCAATAGTTAAGGAAGTATATATACTAAATCAAGTACACCAAATTGCACATAGAAAGAAGTGGGATATTAATATTACGATGCCTATAACCTATTTGGGCCTGTTTGGATGCGAGGAAGTCGTGCGTGGAAGTCGAGTCACGCTCCATTATATGGATGCGTGAATTCAGAAGCTGACCTTTGCTTGTACACAAAATGTGAGAGAAGGTCAAGATTTCTTGTACGATGTGTGATATGTGATCTTCGTAACTGTGCAGTTGAGATAAGGGCATCCGAACAGGAGGCCCTTAGTCTCCTACAATCTCAAATATCCACGACCTCTTTGCAACTTTTCGAATCTACATCTTCCAACTATACACCATTTTAAACCTTGGATACCCAACCAAAATATACATAGATTGATTTGTTTCGTGTTTAAAGAGAGAGTTATTAACATGGGTATGCATCACAGCTATATCTTTGCATAACTAAGTTCCGTTGAAATCATGCAGAGATCCAGAAACAAAGAAATCGCAAAAGGCATTACCTTTCAAGTAGTGCACCTCTCTTTTCCTGCTCCAATCTTAATCCTGTAACTTCTCAAATCTATAGATCACCAATTCTCCCCCCACTAATTCTATCATTTGAACTCGAATATCTACTCCATCTTCGATCGCTCTTTCCATTCGAATCCTCGTTGATAGATAGATTAGATATATCCGCAGTCGGCCGAAGAGAACTCCTCCATCTACTGTTCCTATTCGCCCTTCCATCGACTCCTCTCCGCATTTGATCTCCATTTCTGATCAAAGAATCATCACCTGAATCCAATCGAAAACTGTCCCTTTCTCTTGTTGAATCGGTGATCTCCGCATCGATTGGTGGCTCCCCGGAACTCCTcacgctcctcctcctcctcctccgttgCCGCCCTCCGATCCCAAACCGTAGATCGTCTCCTCCCCTTTCGAGATCAACCTCTCCGTCCTCCTCCTTCGAATCGGTGATGCCGTAGGGCTTCACGCTGTGCACTGCTCCCTTCGGGAAGAACCTCGCGGAGGGGAGGTCGCCATCGTCGGTGGTCGGCGGAAGCTTCTGGAATATCTGCGGCCCGTCCCGGTCGTTCCACGCGTCGAACCCCCCGGGGCGGCGGAACCGGTCGGCGAGCGCCTTCACCTGCTCGTCGGCGCTCACCGAGAACAGCGtctccgccggcgccggcgccggcggcggcgcctccCACGGCCTCTCGAGCTgcgccgcggcggcgcggaGCTCCGCGCGCTTCCGCATCTCGTAGATCTGGCGCTCGCGGCAGAGGCGGGCCTTGAGGAGCTGCTTCCCCTTCTTCGCCTGCATCCGCTTCCACTGCCACTTCGAGACCCCTCCCGGGTACGTCCGCGGCCCCCCTCCCATCCGCACCGGCGCCACCGCCCCGCCGTAACCgccgctgcggcggcggaggacgagggcgagggggtaggaggaggaggaggaggaggaggaggaggaggagtagaGGGTGAGGTGGGTGGTCGAGGGGGATAAAACCCTAAGAGACGAGATCGGGGTCGGGGGATTGGGGAGCCGCGTGCTTGGGAGGGAGATCGTTGTGGGGAGGATCGAAGAGATCGCCATTGCTGTggttcgatcgatcgatcgatcgatcgagagcttcttcttcgtcctcgGCGCCGAATTCGAGTAATTTAAAACGAATTTTCTAGGGTTTAAGAGGAGCGATGTTGGTATACGTTGTGGAGGAGCAGTGGAGAAACCACGGTGTATCCATTACGTTGTGATAAGGTGTCCGAAAGGACTTTTTTTGAAactaaccctgtgaaatttcatatttgccaaattaaccctgtgaaaattttatttgtgaaactaaccctcctctcgccacctcagcTGCCACATCAGCATATATcacaaagacggtgactcgttcaccgtctttcNTCACCGTCTTTAATAAGACGGTAAACTATtaaccgtcttatctgtgttttagcccAACCACAACTTGGCCAATTTACTctgaagacggtgaatagttaaCCGTCTAATGAAGACGGTAAcccattcaccgtcttatctgtgttttaggcCCCCTCTCAAGGACTTGGCCAAATTAGGCTGGACTTGGCCAAATTAGGCTGGGTAGGGCGATAAGACGGTAAATTGTTTACCGTCTTTTAGAAGACGGTAAACAGTTAACCGTCTCCTTGTGCcgcgcggggaattgctgagaaggtgGTAGGGtgcgcggggaattgctgaaaAGGCGGCATGCTTTTTAGGCCCCCTCTCAAGAACTTGGCCAAATTAGGCTGGCTAGGGAGATAAGACGGTAAATTTTGTTTACCGTCTTTTAGAAGACGGTAAACAGTTAACCGTCTTAAATAGGCATCTTGTGccacgcggggaattgctgagaaggtgGTAGGGtgcgcggggaattgctgaaaAGGCGGCATGCTacgcctagagaagacggttAACGATTTACCGTCTGAATAAGACGGTTAACCATTTACCGTCTTCAAGAGCTATACTTATAaacggtgaacgaatcaccgtctTTATGAGAAATGCTGACCTGGCCgctgaggtggcgagaggagggttagtttcacaaataaaattttcacagggttagtttggcaaatatgaaatttcacagggttagtTTCGAAAAAAGTCCTGTCCGAAATTGGGGGGTTTAATTGCACATGTATcccttcaaaataataaaattgcaTATTTACTCGgacaaaatttctaaaattgcTTAGTTTGCAAGATAATCCCTATCCGCTAGTTGGCCGGTTTAAGGTTAACTTCTCTTCTACAAAATAACCATTCTTcccttataaaatatttttttttaaaaaaatcctacttaatattttttattatttttaacatatttattttagtttacgAGTCATTTTGAATTCgataagaattttttaaaatactatacTTTTATCAAGACATAAATGATCctaacaggaaaaaaaattgatgatcaaCTACCTCCAATAAATACCTGTAAGCGAAATTTGCGTATTTTGAAACATGAGAGAGAGCGATATTTAATACCGAcaacttttgcagggataagtttgtaattttaaatttttgcagGAGTACATATGAAATTATTCCCATTCGAGACAAATTCGTTTGAATCTTAGcatagtctctctctctcctacatACATGGGGAAGCTATTTATTTATGGATTTTTCtcttatcctttttttttttttgtattttgttttctcattggggaattttttattttttttccccaagtTTTTCTGCAGGGGAAGGAGGAATGCACATGacaggtaaaaaaattatatataacggTTGAAATGTATCCAGACACGTTCTTGATAGACGGAtatgatttaacatccttacatcaaattatatataagtatGTGCCATACGGGAGTTCCAGtctaatcctaattctaatttctGTGACAGCTCCATCTctgagaataagaaaattagactcgaaacgtctcGCTCATTTGCAGATCGTGAACAAGGACGAATCACAAGAAAGAATCGCCGTTTACAATCCGAATATAAAAATCGAAATCATGGTAGAAGCttcttataaagtttaacaACAACTATATGAATACTTCAACTATAAACTAGTTGATGAAACGCAAATGCTTTTAAGCCACTTAAACCAGGCCACAGTTGTTACGAAGGCCCCCCCTCAAATAAGTTAGAGAGAGCAAAGAAACAACCATGAGCATTTCTTAGAGACAATTTTGTACCTCGATTCACTCCGAGGAATGTGATCGCAAAACTGTTTTTTTATAGGTGTGATTGCAAACACGCGACGGCATCGTTAGGAGAAAGAAAAACTGTTTTTTTATCGGTGTGATTGCAAACACGCGACGGCATCGTtaggagaaagaaagaacaatAAACAAGACGTGGAGAGAACCAGTTCCTTCGTACCTGGATTTGGTTAAGTTATTTGTTCAGCAGTGGAGTTGCTTCATCCAAGGCAGGCTCAGTTTCCGAGGACCAACTTCCTGAACTGGGCTATCCGTTCTAATGCGAGCTCGAACTCGGAATTCTCGAGTGCGAAGCTGAATCGGCAGTAGTCGGGAATTCCGGTCCACGACCCGCTGTTTATGCACAATCCGGTGGACTTAAGAACAGCTTGTCTCAAATTACTGCTACTGAGCTTATCTGAGAAGCCGTTTACGTTGAGCGCTTTGCCTAGATAAGCTGTTGGCTTGGCCACCATGGAGACGCCGCCGCAGCAGCCGACCACTTCCCATCCGCAGGTTTTGAGCGTCTGCAATAAGATAGTCGGTATAAAAAAGTAAGAGACGAGGATTAAACGATCAATCTAGAGTTTAAGCCTTTCCTATTTGTTGTAGCTGATTTAGTTTTGGTCTCCCTGTGATTATGGGAAGAAATTTTTGGAAAGAAATTTTTAGCATTCAAGGAAAAATGGAAATGATGATATGTTACTAATGAAAGTTTGGGGGGTAAAGACCAGAGAAAACTTAAAACAGATGACTTCAGAAGAGTGCTGTGAGTTAATTTTTCAAATGATTACAgatttttagtccttgaagtTTCACTCTGAGCGTGCCTTTGGTTCACGCTAATAAAGATAAgcaacacattcaaattttaaagttgaagAGTCATTAATtagttcaaatcaaataaattaaaaggctaagtagtaaaatcaaaattttgaaaagatagGTAGTCAGATCAAAATGGGTGATAGTTGAGAtaaattatatacatttttaccttttgttAAATATCTAAGCCTCTAATGCAATTTTTTCTCACATAGCATAAAATGTAAagaaattatatttgtaaatgcAGGAAATACGATATAAAAACCTAACCTCCATCAAGCGATGGGCCCGATTCTTCAGAGTCTCCTTATGTTCAACAACAGCATCAGAAAATTGATGAGCCTTTTGATCCCTAATAGTCAACAACTTCTTCACAGCATATTTCATGGTGCTATGTGGTCGGCTCAAGCTCGGGAAACTATAGAATGCCTCTATCAAAGACGGCTCATTCATTAGTAAAAATCCAAATTCGAGTCCTCCTGATAGCAACTCGAAGGACAACCCACCAAGAAGAGATACGCAGAAGCCCTTATGCAAAGAAGTAATTGAGGAAAGGCTTTTTTGCAGATCCCAACTCGTCCAATTGTCTGTTTGAAATTCTAAGCCCGAAAAGGAGGTGTCAATCACAACCCTAGCTCCAAACTTAGCACAAACAAAAAGTATCTCCTTTATCTCCTCATCGGTATAAAGCAATCCAGTTGGGTTAACTGTTGGGCCTGAGATGTAAAGCCACGGTTTTTCTACAGTCTGGAATAAGCCCTCAAGTGCTTTTGGCTGAACTTTGAAGCCGAAATCCGAATGAGTTGGGATGGCCGCAATGTTTGCCTTCATGAACTTAGCTGCTGAGATGTAGTGGCCGTTAGTTCCTGAGGGGAAACACATAGTGCCCTTTTCTTGAATGCAGCAAAGGACAAGCTTGTTAAAAAGGGCGAGATGGGAATTCGCATAAATAATTTCCGAGTTAGTGTCGGATGGAAATCCGTAGTTATTCTTAACTAGGGTTTGTATTGCAGATCTGACATCGGTTTCTGACTCAACCATGTTTTGCCTAGCAAAGCTTTCAAAAATACAAGCTTTTACTAAGGAAGGTATAGGGAGGAAGCTTTGGTCGACATCCATGTGGATGACCGGATGTTCTGCGAAGCCGTTGATGGAGAGCTCAGATTCATTTAGGCTTGAGATGGCAGAAGTTGAAAAGCCGATCATCTCCATGGACTTTGCGTCAGCACACTCCCTCTAATCAGAAAGACAAAAGCATAAATAGAGTTAGAATTTGAGGATAAATGTAAGAAAAAATTCCGTGAAATCACTTCAATCAGTATGGTTTTAAATGGTGTAACTCCTATACCTCATGATGTATTTTTCTTTGCTCCACTTAAgcatgtttggatgcatgaataacTTATCCAGCATATTTATTCTAGTTTACTCAAGGCAATTTGCTGGTTGGTTGTGGGAGCCACAACAAAATCTCCACGAGATAGAACAGATTTAGTAacgcctttttttttcatatgacaAATCGCATAGTAGGTGACATCTATCAACCTAAGAAGTCAAAATCATTAACATTATACAATAGGGTGACGCAAAACTCCTATGCTGTAATTGCCGGAGAAAACTCCATATAAGTAATCGAGACGACCAAACAGGTCATTACTCATCTATTACCATGCAAAGTAGGTCATAGTATCCAGAGACACCACGAAACTACGTTTCAGGGAATTGTTAGGTTCGTTGTCCCCATCCTTGACCAAATAAGCCTCAGTGGGTGCACCTATCCTGCTCATTATTTTCCTAGGTAAATGCACAGCTGTACACTGAGGTTCCATACTGCAAGTCTCCTGCAGGTACTAGCGTGTTTGTAAAGTGCAGGTAATTTCACTATCAAAATCAAGTACACCATAGCAAACAGCTCACTGAAATGATTAAAATGCCTCTACAAGACAAAAGAAATGCTACTTTGCAAGTGAAAACTAGGTTGTATTGCACTTTTGCAACCAgatttcatatttattcatcCGAATAGCAGGAAATTAAAAAATGGAAACATAAAATATAGTTGGAGTTGAAAGCATGGGAAAAGATAGATTGGAGAGTAAGATACCTCGGGAAGTGGATGACGGTCGGCTATTTGAAATGCCAATAACTCATGGAATAGACAACCATAATAGTGCTGGCTAAATAAAGCAGTATGCCCTTCTAGTAACTCAACAGTCTTCGATAATGCTTCATAGATGGTCACATCTTCCGAAATGACAAAAGCAACTTCCAAATCAGAATAAACCTGAAAAAGAAGAGTTTTATAACATTAAGGTCTACCAAGAATAATACATAGACAAGGTCAAGTTAAAATGGTCATTTCTTATGAACAACAACATTAGTTTAATAGTCAACTTTCAgctactgttaaaaaaaaaaaaaaagattttcagCTATCATATAAGAACAAGTCTGAAAATAACGAATCTAGCATATCACTTAGCCCAAACTTCAGCGTTGCGAAGCAATGTCAAGTTGCAATTTAGCAATTTAAACCCAGATTAAAGAGGACTTGATGCCTGGCTGACAGCAAGCTAAAAATGAACTAAAGAAAGGCAAATCAGAAAGTTGCTCTAAGAACATAACGACAATGTTATTAGCACTTACTCGAACAACTTTATTCAAACAACACTTCTGCAAAAGTTCTAACTGACCCAAATGGCCCTTTAGATTAAATAAATGTAGCACTTTCTACTTCCTCAAAAGGTATAACGTACAGATTTTGCCTGAATTATACTGTAGTTTAAAATGGGACCTAAGTTTGAAAAGCTTGATTTTTTACTATATCTCCTTTGACCTTTCACTAATtccatcaaattatttaaaacttgATGGTTTGCACCAGATAAGTTATAGAACATTCCATAATAGTGTTATATTCTAGTAGAACATGATGTACACCAATAAGAAAGCTGAAAGTACCATTAAATTCTGACAGAAAGGTAGTTAAATCAGATACTTTTATCGTCTGATCCTAAAATCAGAATGTTAAAGTTTAGGTATTCATTTCAAAACTCACTACAATTCAGGTaatgtttgtaaatttttgcTTCTCAAAACCAATCCACCAGTTGGAAGCTACATTACCTTATTTTTCACGAGACCACACAAAATTGCTGCATGAGAAGGCATAGTTTTTCCAGCAAGGTACTTCAGCACTCCATTAGAACCAGGCAGACTGGACAATTCAAGATGATCCGATAAATCAAGAAAAAGGCGAGACCCAATAACTTTAGTTGTATTTAATAGATTTTCAAATGCTGAGCTGGTAATAGCCTCAAAATGAGCCATGCCTGTTACAACAACTTGTGGCTTTAATTTCTGGATCAACTCAATCATCAAATCCGATTGGCGAGGGGCCTCTATAACTGTAAGAATGTCGTCTTTTCTGTCATTGCTCATGGTTCCCTGAAAAGACAACATCTTTTGTTATATGAACTGTACAAATAGAATTGACTTttaagggggagagagagagagagagagagagagagagagagagagagagagagagagtacatcAATTGCCAAGGATGTTAACCATTGCTTGGGGAGGTGTTTGGTTAAATGTTCATCAACAATAGCAAGTCTTGGGGAGAAAAGCCGAAGAGCACTCTCTATTGCCACAGCCCGAGAAGGGAATACCACAACATTCTTGTGAACCACAGAAGCAGAGATCAGAAATAAATTGTCTACTTTAATGCATTGACAAATGTTACCTCAGAAAAgagaggttaaaaaaaaaaactactagaAGTTCCTGACACTATATCAATCATTACTGCCAAAAAGGATAAACATGCCTCTAGCATTTCAAATTTTCTGGAATTTTACCATCTCTGTGAGAAAGTCAAACAAAGTTCCCATCATGTATCACATAGCCTAGAAACTCGAGTACTGTCAAAGAGAGTTATTTCATTCCAGATGTAGAATATGCAATACCCTCTAATTCTGGTTTCTATTTTGAGGAAACAATAGTCCTGGTTTCTAGAGAAGCACAAAATTCCACTAGGAAACATACATAGTTAGACAATAAGGTTGTAAATAGGAGTTGATATATCACATTGTTCCACATCTCAATATCTATCTAATTTGTAACTCaaaaatcagataaaaaattagataaaagagATCTACTTTTACtaatactatcaaaattgatagtttattgaacaattttattcaatttatatgaGTTTACTGCATTAATTATAACCAACTTCATTCACCAATTTGTTTCTACAAAGTTTTACAGGTGAACTCAACAATTATTCCAAAATTTTGGACCTATTTAAAACAATGGTAAAGTGCCAGAGGGTAATTGACGCAATTTTAATGCAGCAAGGTACTTGATACATTCAGGGGCTAAAGTGCAAGGggatttttttgtaatttagcctagtTTATTCAACGGTTTCATAAAAGTTACTGAAGTGCGTATAAGCTTTTAAAATTTCCATTGAAAAGGTGAACATGCCAAATACTGTTCAAGGCTCTAGCCTAAATACATATGCAGCAAGATACAAGTAAAACCAAAAATCTGAATCACGGAATTTGATCACTTACATCAGTGTTTAGAGGGATGTGATGATATATCTTCATAAACCCAGCAACAAGATTTCGGAAATGCAAACAGCCAGCGGGAGGCTCATAAGGAATAAAAGAATTCTCTTTCAGAAAACCTGCTAGATACGCTAAGAATGGTATCTTTTCATCAGCAACAGAGTCATCATCAAATGACAAATCTAGGGAGCTGCCGACTTCCCGGAATCCATTTTTCAGAAAATCAAATATCTTCTTCACCTGCATACTacaaaaatattagaatatGTGTACATTCATATTCCAGCAAAATCAGAACTCTCATGCATGCTTGTCAGAGATGCTGCTTCTTACAAAACTGTCATATATAGAATTGCGGAGCCATCCAATTAATGGGTGGAAGTTGGTTTTATATTGGAACAGCTTATAGAATTTCATAGAAGGTGTATAAGAAATTAAATTggaattttttcatatataccctACAGATATGGAAAATTGTGCAAACACCTCTACAACATTGGAATTTGCACGCATACcctttaaattttgtttatttgctttTGCCTTGCCAGATCTATCCAAAAACTAGGACTTGCGTTTtagttctttcttctttttttttttctttttttctttttaacaacTTCACCTAGAGCATACATGCAAATAAGTCGGTTTTTCAGGGATATATGTGTAAATGCCAACCTTACAATGATACTTGCAAAATTTTGCATAATTGCAGGCGTATGTGTGCAAAAGAACCTAATCAAGTGTTTGAAGGTATATATTAAGAATCAAAATTAGCAGAATATATATCTTAACAGATATTTTACAGGGATGTATGTAAATATCTCAAAAATACAATAATGCACCTGATTTGGTAGGCGAAGTTGACAACTATACACAGACAAAGAATGAGAAATACGACCACCAGATTTACCATAAGCCCAGGCAGTACGTGCACAAATAGGCTGATCACCAATAAGACCCATGAAAAACTCAAATCGATGGCGACTATTCTTCTCGATTTCCACCAAGGCAGAAATATCCGTATCAGCAGCCTGCAATATCTCATTCGAGCAATAGTACTCCAAAATCAAATTCTCCACGTAGGAGAAATAGTGAGACAAGAAAAGGCACAAACAAACCAACTGTACATAGCAGTACAAATGAATTGAGCTAAATCATATCCATTTGATATTTCTTTTTGACTATGAGTACGAATGTAGATATCAGAGGGTCCAGTGCTTGAAAGCATATTTGCCAAAAGAGTGCTGCTACAGGTATATCCCCAAGTGTACCCTACAATGCTATTGATGGCATGGCAATGTCATCATTACCTAAATATTACTACTAAAGCCCAAACACCATCATTAAACACTAAGCACCATCAttataccctaaaccctaaaccttaaccCATTAACATGTGTATGCCAACACATCAACAATATAATGGGGTACCCAAAAGTGCGGTTACCCCAAGCATTTCTCTTTGCCTAATAAAGCAAAATTGGTAGCGTTCTTTAATGGTTGGTCATATTCGGGTAGAGAACTTCAAACCATACCCTTGTCTGCTTAAATGTATCTTACTATGGATAAGAATATAGATTCACACcagataaaatttgaatatggaAATCGTATAAGACATATGTTATCCACCCTTGAAACAAGTAAATTAAACCTACACACTCTTAAAGTAAAAGCATGACTCTATCGAAGCTCTACCAAGATCAATAATCcctttttttggtctttttcttttggtaGGGGGGAAAGGAGATCAATAATCTCTTTCAGCAAATTACAATAAGGGATTTTCAATTATACAGACCTGCATAACTTTTGTTTGCCAAAGCTGTGTGATACGAAATCCACGGCGCTCAAACAAGCGCCTACAGACACCTTGCCCAGGTCGACCTCCCATATTAAAAATCATAAAGCCCATCGGCTTTATGACTGCTATTCCTTCTTCAACTGCCCGAGCAATTAAACCAAGACCGAATTGATCCTCAACAAAACCCTGAATTGAACGAATTATGCAAGAATCAATAAGAAGAATGTTACATATGAACTATATGAAAGCCACAATCCATTGCTCACTTTAATGATagaactaaaaatatgaatggACAAGAAGATTTTCATGTATACTATAAGTTTCATAACGTTCCAGAATTTGTTGTAAGCTCATTATGGGTACATACAGTAGGAAAAAACTCATATTTGTGCCAAGATAAAGTGCAAAAAGATAAAGCGCCAGACACTTTCTTTTAATAGTttcgccaaaaaaaaagaaagtgcaCAACAAGGATCAAATGAGAGATGAAACAAGTTAACAGATACCATGCATCTGATATTTTATAGATGTTTTTGCATAACTTGGCATGAAAAGTTTGATGTCTCTCTGTGGTTTTACTAATATTAGGTTAAGATATAAGTAGCAGTTAGAATGTAAGTTTTTAATTGCAATGACTCACAGACTGTACACAATAAGAATTTGTTTCATAAATagacttaaaatatattataattataaagatagtcctttaaaaattttatttacaaaatcaGGCCTATGCGGTGAATAAATGCAgcaaatcattcaccgctttcttcaaagcattaaaattattttaagcgTTTAATACTATACACCCTTCAGAGTTCCGATGTAAAAAATATGTAAGTTAGGTTGAAGCAGTAATTCAGAATTCGGTGGTAAATTATTTTAAGCGTTTAATACTATACACCCTTCAGAGTTCCGATGTAAgcgtttaaaattattttaagcgTTTAATACTATGCACCCTTCAGAGTTCCGATGTAAGCGTTTAATACTATACACCCTTCAGAGTTTCTTCAaagcattaaaattattttaagcgTTTAATACTATACACCCTTCAGAGTTCCGATGTAAAAAATATGTAAGTTAGGTTGAAGCGGTAATTCAGAATTCGGTGGTAAATCATTCCCTGCTGAGgcatagttttataaataaaaattttgaatgcctACTCTTATAGTTAAAAAGTTTTGTAGGCTTAGTAGCCCAAAAACCCTGCAGCACAACCTTTACATTAACTACTCACTTATTAAAAGTCAACTTGGGCAGCCATGATTGACAGATGAAATAAGAATGCAAGATTGGTTAGGACATCTACAGTGTGGTACCATGGTCTGTAATTTTTAGACGCTATTGGAACAGTAATTGCAATTTAGGATGGACAATGCAAACCATTTTGAACCCGAGTCTCagatccaaaaaaaaaggaattttgaAGATGAGTATTTTTGCACTCAAAATAGATTAGGTTATATTTGACTGTCAATACTATCTAGGAAAACAAGAAGAGACATAGATGAAGTGTGCATGCTAACCTGAAG contains the following coding sequences:
- the LOC109725624 gene encoding uncharacterized protein LOC109725624, which encodes MAISSILPTTISLPSTRLPNPPTPISSLRVLSPSTTHLTLYSSSSSSSSSSSYPLALVLRRRSGGYGGAVAPVRMGGGPRTYPGGVSKWQWKRMQAKKGKQLLKARLCRERQIYEMRKRAELRAAAAQLERPWEAPPPAPAPAETLFSVSADEQVKALADRFRRPGGFDAWNDRDGPQIFQKLPPTTDDGDLPSARFFPKGAVHSVKPYGITDSKEEDGEVDLERGGDDLRFGIGGRQRRRRRRSVRSSGEPPIDAEITDSTRERDSFRLDSGDDSLIRNGDQMRRGVDGRANRNSRWRSSLRPTADISNLSINEDSNGKSDRRWSRYSSSNDRISGGRIGDL
- the LOC109725377 gene encoding methionine S-methyltransferase, translated to MAEVEETKMEEFLKECEASGDAAYAAMRALLERLEDAATRSAARAFLAAIQRRFADKDAADRCFRSYHFRIHDILLGDSQGKQKRKKLTMMEIPSIFIPEDWSFTFYEGINRHPDSIFKDKTVAELGCGNGWISIALAEKWSPLKVYGLDINPRAVKVAWINLFMNALDENGNPIYDEEGKTLLDRVEFHESDLLSYCRENKIELERIIGCIPQILNPNPEAMSKMITENSSEEFLYSLSNYCALQGFVEDQFGLGLIARAVEEGIAVIKPMGFMIFNMGGRPGQGVCRRLFERRGFRITQLWQTKVMQAADTDISALVEIEKNSRHRFEFFMGLIGDQPICARTAWAYGKSGGRISHSLSVYSCQLRLPNQVKKIFDFLKNGFREVGSSLDLSFDDDSVADEKIPFLAYLAGFLKENSFIPYEPPAGCLHFRNLVAGFMKIYHHIPLNTDNVVVFPSRAVAIESALRLFSPRLAIVDEHLTKHLPKQWLTSLAIDGTMSNDRKDDILTVIEAPRQSDLMIELIQKLKPQVVVTGMAHFEAITSSAFENLLNTTKVIGSRLFLDLSDHLELSSLPGSNGVLKYLAGKTMPSHAAILCGLVKNKVYSDLEVAFVISEDVTIYEALSKTVELLEGHTALFSQHYYGCLFHELLAFQIADRHPLPERECADAKSMEMIGFSTSAISSLNESELSINGFAEHPVIHMDVDQSFLPIPSLVKACIFESFARQNMVESETDVRSAIQTLVKNNYGFPSDTNSEIIYANSHLALFNKLVLCCIQEKGTMCFPSGTNGHYISAAKFMKANIAAIPTHSDFGFKVQPKALEGLFQTVEKPWLYISGPTVNPTGLLYTDEEIKEILFVCAKFGARVVIDTSFSGLEFQTDNWTSWDLQKSLSSITSLHKGFCVSLLGGLSFELLSGGLEFGFLLMNEPSLIEAFYSFPSLSRPHSTMKYAVKKLLTIRDQKAHQFSDAVVEHKETLKNRAHRLMETLKTCGWEVVGCCGGVSMVAKPTAYLGKALNVNGFSDKLSSSNLRQAVLKSTGLCINSGSWTGIPDYCRFSFALENSEFELALERIAQFRKLVLGN